In Cygnus olor isolate bCygOlo1 chromosome 12, bCygOlo1.pri.v2, whole genome shotgun sequence, one DNA window encodes the following:
- the SLC7A9 gene encoding LOW QUALITY PROTEIN: B(0,+)-type amino acid transporter 1 (The sequence of the model RefSeq protein was modified relative to this genomic sequence to represent the inferred CDS: inserted 1 base in 1 codon), with product MGEESLRKRKGQDSRKEDGQSIQSQEPQTMNLQKQVGLISGICMIVGTIIGSGIFVSPKSVLANAGAVGPCLIIWTACGVLATLGALCFAELGTMITKSGGEYPYLMEAFGPIPAFLFSWTSLLVTKPSSFAIICLSFAEYASAPFYPGCDPPPVVIKCLAAAAIVVITIVNSLSVKLGSYLQNLLTAAKMIIVTIIIVSGIVLLAQGKTENFKDSFKDSKISVSSIGLAFYNGLWAYDGWNQLNYITEELKNPYRNLPLSIIIGIPLVTICYVLXNIAYFTVMTSTELLQSQAVAVTFGDRILYPASWIVPLFVAFSTIGSANGTCFTAGRLVYVAGREGHMLKVLSYISVKRLTPAPAIIFYGAIAIIYIIPGDIDTLINYFSFAVWIFYGLTVFALIVMRFTRKEVNRPIRVNTIVIPVIVTLISILLVLIPIISAPELAYLYCVLFILSGLIFYVLFVHFKFSWPQKISEPITMHLQMLLEVVPAEETTE from the exons ATGGGTGAAGAAAgcttgaggaaaagaaaaggacaggACAGCAGAAAAGAGGATGGACAATCCATTCAGAGTCAAGAACCCCAAACTATGAACCTACAAAAGCAG GTGGGCCTGATCAGTGGAATCTGTATGATTGTTGGTACAATTATTGGCTCAGGTATCTTTGTTTCTCCAAAATCAGTACTTGCCAATGCTGGAGCTGTGGGTCCTTGTTTAATCATCTGGACAGCCTGTGGAGTTCTTGCAACACTAG ggGCACTTTGTTTTGCTGAGCTTGGTACAATGATCACAAAATCAGGAGGAGAATATCCTTACCTCATGGAAGCATTTGGCCCAATtccagcatttttgttttcttggacaAGCTTACTCGTCACAAAGCCCAGCTCTTTTGCAATCATTTGTCTCAGCTTTGCAGAATATGCATCAGCTCCTTTTTATCCAGGTTGTGATCCACCCCCAGTTGTCATCAAATGtcttgcagcagctgccattG tgGTAATTACAATAGTGAATTCACTGAGCGTGAAGCTGGGAAGTTATCTCCAGAATCTTCTCACGGCTGCTAAAATGATCATTGTCACAATCATTATTGTAAGTGGAATTGTTCTCCTTGCGCAAG gaaaaactgaaaactttaaaGATTCTTTCAAGGACAGTAAAATTTCTGTTAGCTCTATTGGTCTGGCATTCTATAATGGACTCTGGGCGTACGATGGATG GAATCAACTCAATTACATCACAGAAGAACTTAAAAATCCTTACAG AAATCTACCACTATCTATAATTATTGGAATCCCCTTGGTTACAATTTGTTACGTTC ATAACATTGCATATTTCACCGTAATGACTTCAACAGAACTCCTACAGTCCCAGGCAGTTGCTGTG ACATTTGGAGACAGAATTCTTTATCCAGCCTCTTGGATAGTACCTCTCTTTGTGGCCTTTTCTACAATTGGATCTGCCAATGGGACATGTTTTACTGCAGGCAG acTTGTTTATGTAGCAGGTCGTGAAGGGCACATGCTAAAGGTGCTGTCTTACATTAGTGTTAAGCGTTTAACACCAGCACCCGCTATCATATTTTAT GGTGCCATTGCTATTATTTATATCATCCCTGGTGACATTGACACACTTATAaactatttcagttttgcagtcTGGATATTTTATGGTTTGACTGTGTTTGCACTCATTGTTATGAGGTTTACAAGAAAGGAAGTCAACAGACCAATTCGGGTAA ATACCATTGTCATTCCAGTCATAGTGACATTAATCTCCATTTTACTGGTACTGATACCAATCATCAGTGCACCTGAACTGGCATATTTgtactgtgttttatttatacttaGTGGACTCatattttatgtactttttgttcattttaaattcagctGGCCCCAGAAAATATCAG agcCCATCACTATGCACCTTCAGATGCTTTTGGAAGTTGTTCCAGCAGAGGAAActactgaataa